One window from the genome of Natronomonas pharaonis DSM 2160 encodes:
- a CDS encoding RNA-guided endonuclease InsQ/TnpB family protein, translated as MKHTLRFRAYLPDDVASEAWRHIDILRQIRNHAVRDYYNADYNDRPSDYDQHSKLKDWTDQWPTFADPSQHAAQQAISQIHSDIETLQERRNEGYDVGRLQWQGAGEFRSVSYNQASRFNVDYNTGDDRFVRLRLEKIGWFKIRADRDVPPEEDIDEVILKKETTGEWYVSLVTTVEDTPEKPPLSEIEAEDCVGVDLGITSYIHTSENLSVDTLDLSDEYDRYAREQRKLDRKEHGSANWEKQRQKVAQAKRKIKRKVRDYQHKLTTWLVTEHDVVAVEDLDVKPMLEASQNAKNKQDAAWSQFIELLEYKADLHGTHVETVKPGGTTKECAVCGVETAKPIWVREHSCPACGHTEARDLNAAKNILYRGLKQLGAGRSESTPVQTALPTLTPHREAVSAKRVVEAGSPGA; from the coding sequence ATGAAACACACGCTTCGCTTCCGCGCGTACCTGCCCGACGACGTGGCAAGCGAAGCGTGGCGGCACATCGACATTCTCCGGCAGATTCGTAATCACGCTGTCCGAGACTACTACAACGCAGACTACAACGACAGGCCATCTGACTACGACCAACACAGCAAACTCAAAGACTGGACAGACCAGTGGCCGACCTTTGCCGACCCGTCACAACACGCCGCACAACAGGCTATCAGCCAAATTCACAGCGACATAGAGACGCTGCAAGAACGCCGAAACGAAGGCTACGATGTTGGGCGGTTGCAGTGGCAAGGAGCAGGCGAATTTCGGTCAGTGTCGTACAATCAGGCAAGTCGCTTCAACGTGGATTACAACACGGGCGACGACCGATTCGTGCGACTCCGACTCGAAAAGATTGGCTGGTTCAAAATCCGAGCAGACCGCGACGTGCCACCAGAAGAGGACATTGACGAGGTTATCCTCAAAAAAGAGACGACTGGCGAATGGTACGTCTCACTCGTCACCACTGTCGAAGACACACCCGAGAAACCGCCACTCAGTGAGATTGAAGCCGAGGACTGCGTGGGCGTTGACCTTGGCATCACCAGCTACATCCACACTTCGGAGAACCTGTCCGTTGATACACTCGACCTGTCCGATGAGTACGACCGCTACGCACGCGAACAGCGGAAACTTGACCGGAAAGAACACGGCTCCGCCAACTGGGAGAAACAGCGTCAGAAGGTTGCCCAAGCGAAACGAAAAATCAAACGGAAGGTGCGAGACTACCAGCACAAGTTGACGACGTGGCTCGTCACAGAGCACGATGTTGTAGCTGTCGAAGACTTGGATGTGAAACCGATGCTGGAAGCCAGTCAGAACGCCAAGAACAAGCAGGATGCCGCGTGGTCGCAGTTTATCGAACTGCTGGAGTACAAGGCTGACCTACACGGCACACACGTCGAAACGGTGAAGCCGGGAGGAACAACCAAAGAGTGCGCTGTGTGTGGTGTCGAAACAGCCAAGCCAATCTGGGTACGCGAACACTCTTGTCCAGCGTGCGGCCATACGGAAGCCCGCGACCTCAACGCGGCGAAGAATATTCTCTATCGCGGACTCAAGCAGTTAGGGGCGGGACGCTCCGAATCAACGCCTGTGCAGACTGCGCTCCCTACGCTCACGCCTCACCGGGAGGCTGTGAGTGCAAAGCGCGTCGTTGAAGCAGGAAGCCCCGGGGCTTGA
- a CDS encoding AbrB/MazE/SpoVT family DNA-binding domain-containing protein: MGQMECYPKMRQRGVVTIPEEVRDGLNLEEGDQLKLTVEKLD, from the coding sequence ATGGGTCAGATGGAATGTTACCCGAAGATGCGACAGCGCGGTGTCGTTACAATCCCAGAAGAAGTCCGAGACGGGCTTAATCTGGAAGAAGGCGACCAGTTGAAACTCACTGTGGAAAAACTTGACTAA
- a CDS encoding triose-phosphate isomerase, which produces MSLTYPCFLVNYKTYEGTAGTDGLELATTIDAVRQQTGASFAVAPQTPDIYRIAEATDLPVVAQSVDSTAAGRGNGNISLASVAEAGASGALINHPESQDAFGDVGDIVAGCAEHGLESIVCVDSVELGRAAVAFDPDCLLFENPADIASDRALARTDPERVEAFVSMVQAERPDTRVLLGGGITTAADVAASLECGADAAGAASAFVDASDRSAWLSEIATALTEAEPR; this is translated from the coding sequence ATGTCGCTCACCTATCCGTGCTTTCTGGTTAATTACAAGACCTACGAGGGAACGGCAGGAACAGACGGCCTCGAATTGGCAACGACCATCGACGCCGTCCGACAACAGACTGGCGCGTCGTTTGCCGTCGCCCCACAAACACCGGATATCTACCGGATAGCCGAAGCGACTGACCTACCGGTCGTCGCCCAGTCAGTCGATTCGACAGCGGCCGGGCGCGGAAACGGCAACATATCGCTCGCGTCAGTTGCCGAGGCGGGAGCATCGGGCGCGCTGATAAACCATCCTGAGAGCCAAGATGCATTCGGCGATGTCGGCGACATCGTCGCCGGCTGTGCGGAGCACGGTCTCGAATCGATTGTCTGCGTCGACAGCGTCGAACTCGGGCGGGCCGCAGTTGCCTTCGACCCCGACTGTCTGTTGTTTGAGAACCCGGCGGACATTGCGAGCGACCGTGCGCTGGCACGGACGGACCCGGAACGTGTCGAGGCGTTCGTTTCGATGGTCCAAGCGGAACGTCCCGACACTCGGGTACTCCTCGGTGGCGGTATCACCACGGCGGCGGACGTAGCGGCGAGCCTCGAATGCGGAGCCGATGCTGCCGGCGCGGCGTCGGCGTTTGTCGACGCGAGCGACCGGTCGGCGTGGCTGTCGGAGATAGCGACCGCCCTCACCGAAGCCGAGCCGAGGTAG
- a CDS encoding transcription initiation factor IIB family protein → MYRARDHVENEQWLAAIDDAAERLDLGSEAKSRATDLFLSTVPEEDRSKQAVVAASLYAGALIAGDQRSQSDVADAVGVSRLTVQNRWRELLSEAGLEPPQW, encoded by the coding sequence ATGTATCGTGCCCGCGACCACGTCGAAAACGAGCAGTGGCTGGCAGCCATCGACGACGCCGCCGAGCGGCTCGACCTCGGGAGCGAGGCGAAGTCACGGGCAACGGACCTGTTTCTGTCGACGGTACCCGAGGAGGACCGTTCAAAACAGGCCGTCGTCGCTGCCAGCCTCTATGCCGGCGCGCTCATTGCGGGCGACCAGCGCTCGCAGTCGGACGTCGCCGATGCGGTCGGCGTGTCGCGGCTAACCGTGCAGAACCGCTGGCGGGAGCTGCTGTCCGAGGCGGGGCTTGAGCCGCCGCAGTGGTAA